Genomic segment of Zingiber officinale cultivar Zhangliang chromosome 11B, Zo_v1.1, whole genome shotgun sequence:
gtaataaaatctttGGATAGAAcctaaatgtaaaatttgaacttGAAAATTTACTGTTACATATACTCATAATaaatatgaatttttaaattctaCACTCTTGGTGGTGACAGATACAGATAAAGTCTGATTCTAAAGCTCGAAAAAAAATTTATGACTATTTAATGTTCAAGGGGCATGTTGAATCCTGCATCAACCATTTATACACATAGTTTTTATATGACACTAGTTATTGCTTAATTTATAAGTTGATATCACTTGAAACCACAATGTgctttaattcgaagcatgcgtATGCATTAATTCTTAGTGGAGAAAGTTTCAAAATGTCAATATTACAGATTAGATAGTGTTTCTGAAATCAGGATGAAGATCAATCCGATTCAATCGAATCAAATTATATATCAATTTTAATCAAACAAAAAAAACTGTGATATCTGAAGAAAAGGAACAAAAAAAAGTCTCTTGCTTACTATAGATTTGCTTGGAGTAAAGGGGATGTGAAACAAGTTGTATATGAAATAAATGAATTGTTTCTGAAGGGATCACACACACATACATCTTTCTAAAGGTACAAGACAGCATGGAGGGGGAGCCCTTAATTTGGATGTCTTGGTCTCCAAATGGTCACTTTTTAGGCTTCTTTTTTCTCCACCAATAATTTTCCTTCGAGTTGTCTGTGTCTCCTTATCAGTAGTGGATTGAGATCAGCCCTCAGGAACTCTGGAAGGATCCCTGTAACCTGTTCCTTCCCATTCCTTGCCGTTTTATATGTCCAAACTCTCGCACAAACTCACAACGTACGCCATCAGTCTTAATTCTCTCCAACAACAGCCACTGACATGGGAGGAGAAGGcagcaaccctagctgctgctgcCATTTCCACCCCAAGCAAGAGATGGTGGGAGTGTGTGCTCTCTGCTTGAGAGAAAGGCTCCTGGTTTTGGCCTCTAATTATCCACAAAAAACACTGAAGAAGCAGACCAAATCCAGAATCAGGATTGGTAAAGTATTTGCTCTCCTTTCCTTCTTCCACCTCTCTCATCCCAACAAGAAGTTTGACCACGAAGCTGCTTCTGCTTCCATCTCCAGCCTAGAAGGTAAACTGTGACTGTAAATCTCTCTAACCTTAATTTGTCATTTTGCTTTCTCACATAAGATTCAAACACACATATATATAGACGTataaacttgttttttttttttttttcagaatcaTTCAtatcaatcaaatttgaggagaatGGGCAAGCATCATGGCACAGTAACAAAAGCCTGCCACCGTCCAGTGGCTTCGTTGGTCAGTTGGCACTGTATTGGAAGAGCGAGAAGAAGGATCGCACTAACAGGACGAGAACAAGCAGCAGTGCGAGCAGTTGTtatgatgttaaggtggatgagAGATTGGTCAAGGCAAGGAAAGGGTGGATGAAGAGCATAACAAGGAAGAGGTGACGAACAAATTATAAACAAAAAGGGAAgtaattaatcttaattttttGCAAGTTATTGGTGtggatttagtttttttttttccttcaataTGGATGGAGAATTTATTAATTAAGCATATGATACAGTacaaatgaatatattcttgttGTTGGTAAGATCTAGTGATCATAacgacttactattgtctcttAAAGGAGTTGAATTGTATTGGTGCAAAAAAATTTGATCAAAGTTTGGGTCGAATTCGTGATTTTTATTAAATGAAGTAATGTTTGCAAATACGAGAGGTACATGTGCTTTATACAATTGAAGCGCGCGTGTTATTAGAATTGTTAAAAAATTTGTGGTTAAAGGGCTTTAAAAATAGAATTGATTCAATCCTTTCACAATTATTAATGATAAGATATAATCTATTAAACTTGAAATCATgacaaatttttaaaaagattaaagTCTGAATAGACGATCAGactattaaaattatttgtaatgatTGTAATCGTGATATATGCAAAAAGTTATAGTTGATCGACACGATTAATTCCAtagttattaaattattttttttttattttttgaattgcgACCATTATATGGGA
This window contains:
- the LOC122034643 gene encoding uncharacterized protein LOC122034643, with product MGGEGSNPSCCCHFHPKQEMVGVCALCLRERLLVLASNYPQKTLKKQTKSRIRIGKVFALLSFFHLSHPNKKFDHEAASASISSLEESFISIKFEENGQASWHSNKSLPPSSGFVGQLALYWKSEKKDRTNRTRTSSSASSCYDVKVDERLVKARKGWMKSITRKR